The Ruania alba genome has a window encoding:
- a CDS encoding ATP-binding cassette domain-containing protein, producing the protein MRDATEAGLAVDLDHVGASYGRTEALDGVSATIPKGSITGLLGRNGSGKTTLLSLLASLRRPSFGRVLVDGRDPFEDEALMEQVCLVRESGDVLPEERIAVNLRYAASARPNWDEDLAGRLLDVFELRARDTVNQLSRGKRSALGVVVGLASRAPLTMLDEVHLGMDAPSRYAFYDALLEDYLAHPRTIVVSSHLIDELDRMLEHVIILHQGRTLVATDVERLRARGVSLTGRTAEVTALVRDEPSLEVLSERSLGPTTEVTVIDRAPAGPDPDTLARLRGSGVEIGPVGLQDLFVHLTASSETVS; encoded by the coding sequence ATGAGGGACGCGACCGAGGCCGGGCTTGCCGTCGACCTCGACCACGTGGGTGCGAGCTACGGACGCACCGAGGCGCTGGACGGAGTCAGTGCCACGATCCCGAAGGGGTCGATCACCGGGCTGCTCGGCCGGAACGGCTCCGGCAAGACCACCCTGCTCTCGTTGCTGGCGTCACTACGGCGCCCCAGTTTCGGGCGTGTCCTGGTCGACGGGCGGGATCCGTTCGAGGACGAGGCGCTGATGGAGCAGGTCTGCCTCGTCCGGGAGTCCGGTGACGTGCTGCCCGAGGAGCGCATCGCGGTGAACCTTCGGTATGCCGCCTCGGCGCGCCCGAACTGGGACGAGGACCTGGCCGGCCGGCTCCTCGACGTCTTCGAGCTGCGCGCGCGGGACACGGTGAACCAGCTCTCCCGCGGGAAACGCTCCGCCCTCGGCGTCGTCGTCGGTCTTGCCTCCCGGGCGCCCCTGACCATGCTCGACGAGGTGCACCTGGGCATGGATGCGCCGTCCCGGTACGCGTTCTACGACGCGCTGCTCGAGGACTATCTCGCCCATCCGCGCACCATCGTTGTCTCCAGCCACCTGATCGATGAGCTGGACCGGATGCTCGAGCACGTCATCATCCTGCACCAAGGTCGCACATTGGTGGCCACCGACGTGGAACGTCTCCGGGCGCGGGGTGTGAGCCTCACCGGCCGGACGGCGGAGGTCACCGCGCTGGTCCGCGATGAACCATCGCTGGAGGTGCTCTCCGAGCGCAGCCTCGGCCCCACCACGGAGGTGACCGTCATCGACCGGGCGCCCGCCGGGCCGGACCCGGACACTCTCGCGCGACTGCGCGGCAGCGGTGTCGAGATCGGGCCGGTGGGCCTGCAGGACCTGTTCGTCCACCTGACCGCCTCATCGG
- a CDS encoding GntR family transcriptional regulator: protein MFDGRDPIYLQIADQIRSDVVAGRLHEGDQVMSTTQYAQTYRINPATAAKAFTELVDDGVLYKQRGVGMFVAEGASERLRASRRATFVDERLVPVLREAHELGMQTDDLIAQIRKVFP, encoded by the coding sequence GTGTTCGACGGACGCGACCCGATCTACCTGCAGATCGCCGACCAGATCCGTAGCGATGTCGTCGCAGGGCGACTCCACGAGGGGGACCAGGTGATGTCTACCACCCAGTACGCCCAGACGTACCGCATCAACCCCGCCACCGCGGCGAAGGCGTTCACCGAGCTGGTCGACGACGGGGTGCTCTACAAGCAGCGTGGCGTCGGCATGTTCGTGGCTGAGGGGGCGAGCGAGCGGCTGCGTGCCTCCCGGCGCGCCACCTTCGTCGACGAGCGGCTCGTCCCGGTGCTGCGTGAGGCGCACGAGCTGGGCATGCAGACCGACGACCTCATCGCACAGATCCGGAAGGTGTTTCCATGA